Within the Kribbella aluminosa genome, the region ATCAGCACCTGCGGATGATCCTCGGCCAGTTGACATGAAGGCGCGCACCTTCCCGAAGATGGTCTGAAATCCGTTGCAGTTCTGATCAAGAGCCCTCGTTGGTCGCCTGGTGTTCTACGTGGACGGGCCTAGATGACGACCAAACGGGCAATGGCCGCGGGCACGCACTCTCCGAAGCGCCGACGGTCAAGTGTGACCAAGACCTGTTCTGAAGGTTGGCCCGGACGCGCCGGCGCTCGCCACCCCGCCTTTGGCGTTATCCGCCTCCGTGGCCCCGGAGGAGCGGGCGCTGCCGGTTCCTCGACGTCGCGAGGAGCCGCTCGTCGGCGAGCTCGGCAGGCTCGCGCAAGACGATGCAGCGGTGTGATTAGACCTGACGCAGCTGCGCTGCGGGGTGCCGGCGCGTCTCGGCCGGGCCGCCCCGGACCGAGGTCAGGTCTGCTCCCAGCCTTGGCCGCATGTCCGTGCGGAGCGTCATTCCACGTCACCGCAATTGGCAGGGATCCTTCTGGTCGCACTTGGTCAGCACAGCGTGAATCTCGGCTGCCGCTCAACCTTGCGACCACAACTCGTTGCACTTCTGAGCTGGGGAACGAGACAAGTCTCATCTGGAGGCGTGGAGGAACTCGCGGTTCAGTCTGGCGATGCTGGCGAACGGGATTTCCTTCGGACACGATGCGACGCATTCGCCGGTGTTGGTGCAGCCGCCGAATCCTTCGTCGTCCATCGCGGCGACCAGGTCGAGGACCCGCTGTTCGCGCTCAGGTTGCCCTTGGGGCAGCACGTTCAGGTGTGTCACCTTCGCCGAGGTGAACAGCATCGCCGACCCGTTCGGGCAGGCTGCCACGCACGCCCCGCAGCCGATGCACGTGGCGTTGTCGAACGCGACCTCGGCGTCCGGCTTCGGGACCGGCGTGGCGTGCGCCTCCGGGGCGCTGCCGGTTGGTGCGGTGATGTAGCCGCCGGCTTGGATGATCCGGTCGAACGCCGACCGATCGACGACCAGGTCCTTGACCACCGGGAAGCCCTTGGCGCGCCACGGCTCCACGTCGATCACGTCCCCGTCGCGAAATGCCCGCAGGTGGAGTTGGCAGGTCGTGGTCTGCTCCGGACCGTGTGCTCGGCCGTTGATGACCACTCCGCAGGCTCCGCAGATGCCTTCTCGGCAGTCGTGGTCGAAGGCGACCGGTAGCTCGCCGCTGGTGATCAGGTCCTGGTTGAGCACGTCCAGCATCTCCAGGAACGACATGTCCGGGCTGAGGTCCTCAACGGCGTACGAGACCATCCGCCCTTGGTCCTGGGGACCGGACTGACGCCAGATGCGTAGTGTGAGTTTCACGTGTAGCTCCGCTGCGTGGGGTGAACATGATCAAAGGTCAGTTCCTCGCGATGCAGTACGGGTCGGTCGCCGTACTCCCACGCGGCGACGTGACTGAAGTGCGCGTCGTCCCGCAGCGCCTCACCGTCGGCGGTCTGATGCTCCTCGCGGAAATGCCCGCCGCAGGACTCTTCGCGCAGCAAGGCGTCCAGCAGCATCAGCTCGGCGAGTTCGAGGAAGTCCGCGACCCGGTTGGCCTTCTCCAGCTCCTGGTTGAGCTCGGTTCCCTCGCCCGGGACGCGGACCGAGCGCCAGAACTCCGTGCGTAGCTCAGGTACGCGTTCCAATGCCGAGCGCAGGCCGCTGTCGTGACGAGACATGCCGCAGTGGTCCCACATCAGCAGGCCCAGTTCGCGATGGAACGAGTCGACGGTTCGCGTGCCGTTGATCGAGAGCAGCCGGGTCAGTCGGGTCCGTACCTCGGCTTCGGTCGCGGTGACCGCGGGATGTGCCGCGTCGACCGCGTCGAACGTGGTGCTGCCGATGTAGTCGTTGATCGTGGTCGGCAGGACGAAATAGCCGTCCGCCAGGCCCTGCATCAGCGCCGAGGCCCCGAGCCGGTTCGCCCCGTGATCGGAGAAGTTCGCCTCGCCGATCACGAACAGGCCGGGGACCGTGCTCTGCAGGTCGTAGTCGACCCACAGCCCGCCCATCGTGTAGTGGATCGCGGGGTAGATGCGCATCGGGACCTGGTACGGATCCTCGGCGGTGATCCGCTGGTACATGTCGAACAGGTTGCCGTACCGGTCCTCGATCGCCGGTCTGCCCAGCTCTTCGATCGCGTCGGCGAAGTCCAGGTACACGCCCAGCCCTCCCGGCCCGACCCCGAAGCCGGCATCACAGCGGCTCTTCGCCGCCCTGGACGCGATGTCGCGTGGGACGAGGTTGCCGAAGCTCGGGTACAGCCGTTCGAGGTAGTAGTCCCGTTCGTCCTCCGGGATCTGGTCCGGCGGCCGGGTGTCGCCCGGGCGTTTGGGCACCCAGATCCGGCCGTCGTTGCGGAGCGATTCGCTCATCAGCGTCAGCTTCGACTGATGGTTGCCCGAGCGAGGGATGCAGGTGGGATGGATCTGGGTGAAGCAGGGGTTGGCGAAGTAGGCGCCGCGCCGGTGCGCGCGCCAGATCGCGCTCGCGTTGGACCCCTTGGCGTTGGTGGACAGGTAGAACACGTTGCCGTAGCCACCGGTCGCGAGCACGACGGCATCGGCGAGATGCGTTGTCAGCTCGCCGGTGATCAGATTGCGGGCGACGATTCCCCGCGCGCGGCCGTCCACGACGATGAGATCGAGCATCTCTGTGCGGGCGTGCATCTCGACGGTGCCGGCGTCGATCTGCCTCGACAGCGCCTGGTAGGCACCGAGCAGCAGTTGCTGGCCGGTCTGGCCGCGAGCGTAGAACGTGCGCTGAACCTGTACGCCGCCGAACGAGCGGGTGTCGAGCAGACCGCCGTACTCGCGGGCGAACGGCACGCCCTGGGCAACGGCCTGGTCGATGATCTGCGCGGAGATCTCCGCGAGCCGGTAAACGTTGGCCTCTCGCGAGCGGAAGTCGCCGCCCTTCACCGTGTCGTAGAACAGCCGATAGACGGAGTCGCCGTCGTTGCGGTAGTTCTTCGCCGCGTTGATGCCGCCCTGCGCGGCAACCGAGTGGGCCCGGCGGGGAGAGTCCTGGAAGCAGAACTGCACCACCTGATAGCCCTGCTCGCCCAACGTCGCGCCCGCCGACGCACCTGCGAGCCCGGTGCCGACCACGATGACCCGGTGCTTGCGGCGGTTGGCCGGATTCACCAGTTTCGCAGTGAACTTCCGCTCGTCCCAGCGCCGTTCCAGAGCGACGTCCGGCGACTTGGTGTCGGCGATGGGAGCTCCGACGGTGTGATCGATCATGCTCAGGCCACCAATCCGCTCATCACACCGATCGGGACAGCGAGGAACCCGGCCGTGATCGTCACGGCAACGACAGCACCAGCGATCCTGATCGCCCCGCCGGCGACGCCCAGGGTGCGGGCCGCGCTCGAGCAGCCGTGGTAGAGATGCAGTCCGAGCATCAGCAGCGCCAGGATGTAGATCACGTTGACCCACCACACGCTGAAGTCGGCGACGATGTTGTGGTACGGCTGTCCGTCGACGTAGTCCCGGTTCGCCACGCCCACGGTCAGATCGAGAATGTGCCAGACGACGTAGACAGCCAGCGTGGCGCCGCCCCAGCGCATCGTGCTGGTCGCGAAGCC harbors:
- a CDS encoding succinate dehydrogenase/fumarate reductase iron-sulfur subunit, with the translated sequence MKLTLRIWRQSGPQDQGRMVSYAVEDLSPDMSFLEMLDVLNQDLITSGELPVAFDHDCREGICGACGVVINGRAHGPEQTTTCQLHLRAFRDGDVIDVEPWRAKGFPVVKDLVVDRSAFDRIIQAGGYITAPTGSAPEAHATPVPKPDAEVAFDNATCIGCGACVAACPNGSAMLFTSAKVTHLNVLPQGQPEREQRVLDLVAAMDDEGFGGCTNTGECVASCPKEIPFASIARLNREFLHASR
- a CDS encoding fumarate reductase/succinate dehydrogenase flavoprotein subunit, coding for MIDHTVGAPIADTKSPDVALERRWDERKFTAKLVNPANRRKHRVIVVGTGLAGASAGATLGEQGYQVVQFCFQDSPRRAHSVAAQGGINAAKNYRNDGDSVYRLFYDTVKGGDFRSREANVYRLAEISAQIIDQAVAQGVPFAREYGGLLDTRSFGGVQVQRTFYARGQTGQQLLLGAYQALSRQIDAGTVEMHARTEMLDLIVVDGRARGIVARNLITGELTTHLADAVVLATGGYGNVFYLSTNAKGSNASAIWRAHRRGAYFANPCFTQIHPTCIPRSGNHQSKLTLMSESLRNDGRIWVPKRPGDTRPPDQIPEDERDYYLERLYPSFGNLVPRDIASRAAKSRCDAGFGVGPGGLGVYLDFADAIEELGRPAIEDRYGNLFDMYQRITAEDPYQVPMRIYPAIHYTMGGLWVDYDLQSTVPGLFVIGEANFSDHGANRLGASALMQGLADGYFVLPTTINDYIGSTTFDAVDAAHPAVTATEAEVRTRLTRLLSINGTRTVDSFHRELGLLMWDHCGMSRHDSGLRSALERVPELRTEFWRSVRVPGEGTELNQELEKANRVADFLELAELMLLDALLREESCGGHFREEHQTADGEALRDDAHFSHVAAWEYGDRPVLHREELTFDHVHPTQRSYT
- a CDS encoding succinate dehydrogenase, which codes for MLPYGVFLWIVRAGLIVAVVLHVTAAAQLSVRDRRARPVRYVHSRRLRAGFATSTMRWGGATLAVYVVWHILDLTVGVANRDYVDGQPYHNIVADFSVWWVNVIYILALLMLGLHLYHGCSSAARTLGVAGGAIRIAGAVVAVTITAGFLAVPIGVMSGLVA